One stretch of Brachyhypopomus gauderio isolate BG-103 chromosome 10, BGAUD_0.2, whole genome shotgun sequence DNA includes these proteins:
- the ttll10 gene encoding protein polyglycylase TTLL10 isoform X3, translating to MMSAGSQAGPARGREVSGAGQARGEGRVGRDVWTATEEQVSCPAALGRETRAEPVGEDQEERRKEVEKEKAPWKRQDALGMSREQVIRTDGAAPGSICLPEHCLSVSSRAPLRHHKGLGQVQQSQRERDKGPEGPRGPGPFFFFGGANGASLVVPYCESQGWQRVYDKTREDYTLKWCELKSSRTYYNFREGKQLVFQIPNNKVLTTKIGLLNSLREYDRVSRKVNHGRGQRRMKIEDFLPDTFRMDVKDERDAFFAQQEVLCPGKDNMWICKPTGLNQGRGIFLLQTPEDIAAFRTRIQNAVDGLTNRKTPSLTSQAQIVQRYIQKPLLLKGKKFDKKNPLYSVLKEETVWSMERFNLYVNEKFMVPKRLPRDWVLSIFAKRMQQIMTQCFQAVKAKLECKLGYFDLIGCDFMVDENFKVWLLEMNCNPALHTNCEVLKEVVPRTVTEVLDLVLEIFNKCRYGLTLLPLSSQRDFVLLYCAESKMESITHQRSRRGWPRGTASLKKAHEPSTMTPQEHNLTYRSTVAAKSTAPSQTPHHRGVPSMFSSHSSVRASPPASKPAEPRQHLTDETTERLSSISASTPDTPANPTAPFAAGPSSTSGPALRDVSVASLSGYDLGAEVAVRSKPSTKAREACRSHKGRPRRVELCLSKCTWQQLGLTPDLRMGSEMARSRGGGGRVPASPTRSQTDKQNQKRHAVRSHDVSKLKLL from the exons ATGATGTCAGCAGGGAGCCAGGCGGGGCCAGCCCGGGGGAGAGAGGTGTCTGGAGCTGGACAGGCACGGGGCGAGGGGCGTGTTGGCAGGGACGTTTGGACGGCTACCGAGGAGCAGGTTAGCTGTCCAGCTGCCCTGGGGAGGGAGACACGAGCAGAACCTGTGGGAGAAGATCaagaggagagaagaaaggaggtggagaaggagaaggctCCTTGGAAGAGGCAGGATGCTCTGGGGATGAGCAGGGAACAGGTGATCCGGACAGATGGAGCtgcaccag GCTCCATCTGTTTGCCTGAGCACTGTCTGAGCGTGAGTAGCAGGGCGCCACTAAGACACCACAAAGGTCTGGGGCAGGTGCAGCAgtcacagagggagagagataaggGCCCAGAAGGTCCACGGGGGCCAGGACCATTCTTCTTCTTTGGAGGGGCAAACGGTGCTTCCTT AGTTGTGCCATACTGCGAAAGCCAAGGCTGGCAGCGTGTTTATGACAAGACCCGCGAGGACTACACACTGAAGTGGTGTGAACTTAAATCTTCACGCACCTACTACAACTTCAGAGAAG GAAAACAGCTGGTTTTCCAGATCCCAAATAACAAAGTCCTGACCACTAAAATAGGCCTCCTCAACAGTCTACGAGAGTATGACCGGGTCAGCCGTAAGGTCAACCATGGACGAGGGCAAAG GAGGATGAAAATCGAGGACTTTTTACCAGACACATTCCGCATGGATGTAAAGGATGAGAGGGACGCTTTCTTTGCCCAGCAAGAGG TATTATGTCCTGGCAAAGACAACATGTGGATATGCAAGCCGACGGGCCTGAACCAGGGTCGGGGCATATTTCTCCTGCAGACCCCCGAGGACATTGCAGCCTTTAGAACCAGAATACAGAACGCAGTTGACGGCCTAACAAACAGGAAGACACCTTCCCTTACGTCACAGGCACAGATCGTTCAACG GTACATTCAGAAGCCCTTGCTCCTTAAAGGCAAAAAATTTGAT AAGAAAAACCCTTTGTACAGCGTGCTGAAGGAAGAGACAGTCTGGTCCATGGAGCGCTTCAATCTCTACGTTAATGAGAAGTTCATGGTGCCCAAGAGACTGCCGAGAGACTGGGTTTTGAGTATTTTTGCA AAGCGAATGCAGCAGATTATGACACAGTGCTTTCAGGCCGTCAAAGCCAAGCTGGAGTGTAAGCTGGGCTACTTTGATCTGATTGGTTGTGATTTCATGGTTGATGAGAATTTCAAG GTCTGGTTGCTTGAGATGAACTGCAATCCTGCTCttcataccaactgtgaagtgctaaaggaggtggtgcccagAACCGTCACTGAAGTCCTGG ACCTGGTCCTGGAGATCTTCAACAAATGTCGTTATGGGCTGACGCTCTTGCCTCTGAGCAGCCAGAGAGATTTTGTCTTGCTGTATTGTGCTGAGAGCAAGATGGAGTCCATCACCCACCAGAGGAGTAGAAGAGGGTGGCCTCGTGGGACAGCCAGCCTTAAGAAAGCACACGAACCTTCTACCATGACTCCACAAGAGCACAATTTAACCTACAGGAGCACTGTGGCTGCTAAAAGCACAGCTCCCTCACAAACACCTCATCATCGTGGTGTGCCTTCCATGTTCTCCTCACACTCTTCTGTCCGTGCCAGCCCACCCGCATCGAAACCAGCCGAGCCGAGACAACATTTGACCGATGAGACCACTGAGCGTCTGTCTTCTATTAGCGCAAGTACCCCAGACACTCCAGCCAACCCCACTGCACCTTTTGCAGcaggcccctcctccacctcaggCCCCGCCCTCCGCGATGTCAGTGTTGCGTCCCTATCTGGGTATGACTTAGGAGCAGAAGTTGCAGTCCGCAGCAAGCCCAGCACTAAGGCCAGAGAAGCGTGCCGAAGCCACAAAGGGCGTCCCAGACGCGTGGAGCTCTGCCTCAGCAAGTGCACTTGGCAACAGCTGGgtctgacccctgacctcagGATGGGGTCGGAGATGGCAAGGtcgagggggggaggggggagggttcCCGCTTCACCTACACGCtcacaaacagacaaacagaacCAGAAGAGGCACGCAGTCCGGTCACACGATGTGTCTAAGCTAAAGCTTTTATGA
- the ttll10 gene encoding protein polyglycylase TTLL10 isoform X2: MMSAGSQAGPARGREVSGAGQARGEGRVGRDVWTATEEQVSCPAALGRETRAEPVGEDQEERRKEVEKEKAPWKRQDALGMSREQVIRTDGAAPGSICLPEHCLSVSSRAPLRHHKGLGQVQQSQRERDKGPEGPRGPGPFFFFGGANGASLVVPYCESQGWQRVYDKTREDYTLKWCELKSSRTYYNFREGKQLVFQIPNNKVLTTKIGLLNSLREYDRVSRKVNHGRGQRRMKIEDFLPDTFRMDVKDERDAFFAQQEVLCPGKDNMWICKPTGLNQGRGIFLLQTPEDIAAFRTRIQNAVDGLTNRKTPSLTSQAQIVQRYIQKPLLLKGKKFDVRSYFLIACTSPYVVFFRHGYVRLTCDLYDPNSNNLSAHLTNQYMQKKNPLYSVLKEETVWSMERFNLYVNEKFMVPKRLPRDWVLSIFAVWLLEMNCNPALHTNCEVLKEVVPRTVTEVLDLVLEIFNKCRYGLTLLPLSSQRDFVLLYCAESKMESITHQRSRRGWPRGTASLKKAHEPSTMTPQEHNLTYRSTVAAKSTAPSQTPHHRGVPSMFSSHSSVRASPPASKPAEPRQHLTDETTERLSSISASTPDTPANPTAPFAAGPSSTSGPALRDVSVASLSGYDLGAEVAVRSKPSTKAREACRSHKGRPRRVELCLSKCTWQQLGLTPDLRMGSEMARSRGGGGRVPASPTRSQTDKQNQKRHAVRSHDVSKLKLL, encoded by the exons ATGATGTCAGCAGGGAGCCAGGCGGGGCCAGCCCGGGGGAGAGAGGTGTCTGGAGCTGGACAGGCACGGGGCGAGGGGCGTGTTGGCAGGGACGTTTGGACGGCTACCGAGGAGCAGGTTAGCTGTCCAGCTGCCCTGGGGAGGGAGACACGAGCAGAACCTGTGGGAGAAGATCaagaggagagaagaaaggaggtggagaaggagaaggctCCTTGGAAGAGGCAGGATGCTCTGGGGATGAGCAGGGAACAGGTGATCCGGACAGATGGAGCtgcaccag GCTCCATCTGTTTGCCTGAGCACTGTCTGAGCGTGAGTAGCAGGGCGCCACTAAGACACCACAAAGGTCTGGGGCAGGTGCAGCAgtcacagagggagagagataaggGCCCAGAAGGTCCACGGGGGCCAGGACCATTCTTCTTCTTTGGAGGGGCAAACGGTGCTTCCTT AGTTGTGCCATACTGCGAAAGCCAAGGCTGGCAGCGTGTTTATGACAAGACCCGCGAGGACTACACACTGAAGTGGTGTGAACTTAAATCTTCACGCACCTACTACAACTTCAGAGAAG GAAAACAGCTGGTTTTCCAGATCCCAAATAACAAAGTCCTGACCACTAAAATAGGCCTCCTCAACAGTCTACGAGAGTATGACCGGGTCAGCCGTAAGGTCAACCATGGACGAGGGCAAAG GAGGATGAAAATCGAGGACTTTTTACCAGACACATTCCGCATGGATGTAAAGGATGAGAGGGACGCTTTCTTTGCCCAGCAAGAGG TATTATGTCCTGGCAAAGACAACATGTGGATATGCAAGCCGACGGGCCTGAACCAGGGTCGGGGCATATTTCTCCTGCAGACCCCCGAGGACATTGCAGCCTTTAGAACCAGAATACAGAACGCAGTTGACGGCCTAACAAACAGGAAGACACCTTCCCTTACGTCACAGGCACAGATCGTTCAACG GTACATTCAGAAGCCCTTGCTCCTTAAAGGCAAAAAATTTGATGTAAGATCATACTTTCTTATTGCCTGCACCTCACCATACGTGGTGTTCTTTCGGCACGGTTACGTTCGACTAACCTGTGACCTCTACGACCCTAATTCCAACAACCTCTCTGCACACTTGACCAACCAA TATATGCAGAAGAAAAACCCTTTGTACAGCGTGCTGAAGGAAGAGACAGTCTGGTCCATGGAGCGCTTCAATCTCTACGTTAATGAGAAGTTCATGGTGCCCAAGAGACTGCCGAGAGACTGGGTTTTGAGTATTTTTGCA GTCTGGTTGCTTGAGATGAACTGCAATCCTGCTCttcataccaactgtgaagtgctaaaggaggtggtgcccagAACCGTCACTGAAGTCCTGG ACCTGGTCCTGGAGATCTTCAACAAATGTCGTTATGGGCTGACGCTCTTGCCTCTGAGCAGCCAGAGAGATTTTGTCTTGCTGTATTGTGCTGAGAGCAAGATGGAGTCCATCACCCACCAGAGGAGTAGAAGAGGGTGGCCTCGTGGGACAGCCAGCCTTAAGAAAGCACACGAACCTTCTACCATGACTCCACAAGAGCACAATTTAACCTACAGGAGCACTGTGGCTGCTAAAAGCACAGCTCCCTCACAAACACCTCATCATCGTGGTGTGCCTTCCATGTTCTCCTCACACTCTTCTGTCCGTGCCAGCCCACCCGCATCGAAACCAGCCGAGCCGAGACAACATTTGACCGATGAGACCACTGAGCGTCTGTCTTCTATTAGCGCAAGTACCCCAGACACTCCAGCCAACCCCACTGCACCTTTTGCAGcaggcccctcctccacctcaggCCCCGCCCTCCGCGATGTCAGTGTTGCGTCCCTATCTGGGTATGACTTAGGAGCAGAAGTTGCAGTCCGCAGCAAGCCCAGCACTAAGGCCAGAGAAGCGTGCCGAAGCCACAAAGGGCGTCCCAGACGCGTGGAGCTCTGCCTCAGCAAGTGCACTTGGCAACAGCTGGgtctgacccctgacctcagGATGGGGTCGGAGATGGCAAGGtcgagggggggaggggggagggttcCCGCTTCACCTACACGCtcacaaacagacaaacagaacCAGAAGAGGCACGCAGTCCGGTCACACGATGTGTCTAAGCTAAAGCTTTTATGA
- the ttll10 gene encoding protein polyglycylase TTLL10 isoform X1: MMSAGSQAGPARGREVSGAGQARGEGRVGRDVWTATEEQVSCPAALGRETRAEPVGEDQEERRKEVEKEKAPWKRQDALGMSREQVIRTDGAAPGSICLPEHCLSVSSRAPLRHHKGLGQVQQSQRERDKGPEGPRGPGPFFFFGGANGASLVVPYCESQGWQRVYDKTREDYTLKWCELKSSRTYYNFREGKQLVFQIPNNKVLTTKIGLLNSLREYDRVSRKVNHGRGQRRMKIEDFLPDTFRMDVKDERDAFFAQQEVLCPGKDNMWICKPTGLNQGRGIFLLQTPEDIAAFRTRIQNAVDGLTNRKTPSLTSQAQIVQRYIQKPLLLKGKKFDVRSYFLIACTSPYVVFFRHGYVRLTCDLYDPNSNNLSAHLTNQYMQKKNPLYSVLKEETVWSMERFNLYVNEKFMVPKRLPRDWVLSIFAKRMQQIMTQCFQAVKAKLECKLGYFDLIGCDFMVDENFKVWLLEMNCNPALHTNCEVLKEVVPRTVTEVLDLVLEIFNKCRYGLTLLPLSSQRDFVLLYCAESKMESITHQRSRRGWPRGTASLKKAHEPSTMTPQEHNLTYRSTVAAKSTAPSQTPHHRGVPSMFSSHSSVRASPPASKPAEPRQHLTDETTERLSSISASTPDTPANPTAPFAAGPSSTSGPALRDVSVASLSGYDLGAEVAVRSKPSTKAREACRSHKGRPRRVELCLSKCTWQQLGLTPDLRMGSEMARSRGGGGRVPASPTRSQTDKQNQKRHAVRSHDVSKLKLL, translated from the exons ATGATGTCAGCAGGGAGCCAGGCGGGGCCAGCCCGGGGGAGAGAGGTGTCTGGAGCTGGACAGGCACGGGGCGAGGGGCGTGTTGGCAGGGACGTTTGGACGGCTACCGAGGAGCAGGTTAGCTGTCCAGCTGCCCTGGGGAGGGAGACACGAGCAGAACCTGTGGGAGAAGATCaagaggagagaagaaaggaggtggagaaggagaaggctCCTTGGAAGAGGCAGGATGCTCTGGGGATGAGCAGGGAACAGGTGATCCGGACAGATGGAGCtgcaccag GCTCCATCTGTTTGCCTGAGCACTGTCTGAGCGTGAGTAGCAGGGCGCCACTAAGACACCACAAAGGTCTGGGGCAGGTGCAGCAgtcacagagggagagagataaggGCCCAGAAGGTCCACGGGGGCCAGGACCATTCTTCTTCTTTGGAGGGGCAAACGGTGCTTCCTT AGTTGTGCCATACTGCGAAAGCCAAGGCTGGCAGCGTGTTTATGACAAGACCCGCGAGGACTACACACTGAAGTGGTGTGAACTTAAATCTTCACGCACCTACTACAACTTCAGAGAAG GAAAACAGCTGGTTTTCCAGATCCCAAATAACAAAGTCCTGACCACTAAAATAGGCCTCCTCAACAGTCTACGAGAGTATGACCGGGTCAGCCGTAAGGTCAACCATGGACGAGGGCAAAG GAGGATGAAAATCGAGGACTTTTTACCAGACACATTCCGCATGGATGTAAAGGATGAGAGGGACGCTTTCTTTGCCCAGCAAGAGG TATTATGTCCTGGCAAAGACAACATGTGGATATGCAAGCCGACGGGCCTGAACCAGGGTCGGGGCATATTTCTCCTGCAGACCCCCGAGGACATTGCAGCCTTTAGAACCAGAATACAGAACGCAGTTGACGGCCTAACAAACAGGAAGACACCTTCCCTTACGTCACAGGCACAGATCGTTCAACG GTACATTCAGAAGCCCTTGCTCCTTAAAGGCAAAAAATTTGATGTAAGATCATACTTTCTTATTGCCTGCACCTCACCATACGTGGTGTTCTTTCGGCACGGTTACGTTCGACTAACCTGTGACCTCTACGACCCTAATTCCAACAACCTCTCTGCACACTTGACCAACCAA TATATGCAGAAGAAAAACCCTTTGTACAGCGTGCTGAAGGAAGAGACAGTCTGGTCCATGGAGCGCTTCAATCTCTACGTTAATGAGAAGTTCATGGTGCCCAAGAGACTGCCGAGAGACTGGGTTTTGAGTATTTTTGCA AAGCGAATGCAGCAGATTATGACACAGTGCTTTCAGGCCGTCAAAGCCAAGCTGGAGTGTAAGCTGGGCTACTTTGATCTGATTGGTTGTGATTTCATGGTTGATGAGAATTTCAAG GTCTGGTTGCTTGAGATGAACTGCAATCCTGCTCttcataccaactgtgaagtgctaaaggaggtggtgcccagAACCGTCACTGAAGTCCTGG ACCTGGTCCTGGAGATCTTCAACAAATGTCGTTATGGGCTGACGCTCTTGCCTCTGAGCAGCCAGAGAGATTTTGTCTTGCTGTATTGTGCTGAGAGCAAGATGGAGTCCATCACCCACCAGAGGAGTAGAAGAGGGTGGCCTCGTGGGACAGCCAGCCTTAAGAAAGCACACGAACCTTCTACCATGACTCCACAAGAGCACAATTTAACCTACAGGAGCACTGTGGCTGCTAAAAGCACAGCTCCCTCACAAACACCTCATCATCGTGGTGTGCCTTCCATGTTCTCCTCACACTCTTCTGTCCGTGCCAGCCCACCCGCATCGAAACCAGCCGAGCCGAGACAACATTTGACCGATGAGACCACTGAGCGTCTGTCTTCTATTAGCGCAAGTACCCCAGACACTCCAGCCAACCCCACTGCACCTTTTGCAGcaggcccctcctccacctcaggCCCCGCCCTCCGCGATGTCAGTGTTGCGTCCCTATCTGGGTATGACTTAGGAGCAGAAGTTGCAGTCCGCAGCAAGCCCAGCACTAAGGCCAGAGAAGCGTGCCGAAGCCACAAAGGGCGTCCCAGACGCGTGGAGCTCTGCCTCAGCAAGTGCACTTGGCAACAGCTGGgtctgacccctgacctcagGATGGGGTCGGAGATGGCAAGGtcgagggggggaggggggagggttcCCGCTTCACCTACACGCtcacaaacagacaaacagaacCAGAAGAGGCACGCAGTCCGGTCACACGATGTGTCTAAGCTAAAGCTTTTATGA